The genomic stretch tagagacatcttcatttcacacgccgtttggtgaaatgagcattactttagaTGATGTCGCATGTCTACTTCACTTGCCCATTAGGGGTATCTTTtggagtcctcaggatgtgactgaagagctagctgttgaacttgctgttgactacctaggagtgtcacagggtcaggcacagtcacatgttcggagctgcagggggtcgtattacaagttggagtggttatatGATATATTCGTACATCATAGGGCTGCTTccagctgggcatatgcgactagagcatatctattgatgttggtgggttccaccatatttgctgataagacctttacacttgtagaggcacgatacctcctcctgtttagggacttggatggatgttcaggatatagttggggagcagctgcactagttaccctctaccgatatcttggagatgcgtccatgtacagttgcaaacagctaggtggatatcctactctcctacaggtatataatttaattttgttaattaagtgttggattcattttataaaatattgtaacttaatttgttttatttattatgtttttattttgtaacagtgttggattcacgagtattttccaactgttggaaaaagaggggagaattggaaTCCTGCTGGAAACTGTGGTCTTCcccgagcgatgagatggtcgtatagacagggagtcctgaaggtcgatgatttacgacctattttggacgagctgacacctaCCGACGTCATCTGGCgaccatttgaggatcatagagcatggcgtgtatttgatgagatatgtctttacaggggctgtttgaagtggggtgaaacagttgttccatacttgcctgatagatgtttacgtcagttcgggtataggcagtatgttccatccccacctctggattgtatgatggcgacggatattgatgttgattggatcaGTTACCATCAGAGTGTTGTCGATGTGATCGGTTCATCTTCCgtggccaccactccatctgagGTAGTAGACggttatctggagtggtattatcgtgtttcccatccacggttggtccctccccatcgtgacGCTCCTAGAGAGGTACCCGTTCCTGTATATGACGCCGGGCCATCTGATCCTgattgggctcgtgtatctacattgattcgtcgctatctgagacag from Lathyrus oleraceus cultivar Zhongwan6 chromosome 7, CAAS_Psat_ZW6_1.0, whole genome shotgun sequence encodes the following:
- the LOC127107006 gene encoding protein MAIN-LIKE 1-like, with the protein product MVRRRGADGRIPVRTLDRGASSSAAAAEPTGYPGGPYDTSLLVKYEHHVARHIWFGEERGPKKELKVAGHGLKLNSRVPLALPPQMESWVSRSGLASLQRTSLNKIDTNLVSAFVERWHLETSSFHTPFGEMSITLDDVACLLHLPIRGIFWSPQDVTEELAVELAVDYLGVSQGQAQSHVRSCRGSYYKLEWLYDIFVHHRAASSWAYATRAYLLMLVGSTIFADKTFTLVEARYLLLFRDLDGCSGYSWGAAALVTLYRYLGDASMYSCKQLGGYPTLLQCWIHEYFPTVGKRGENWNPAGNCGLPRAMRWSYRQGVLKVDDLRPILDELTPTDVIWRPFEDHRAWRVFDEICLYRGCLKWGETVVPYLPDRCLRQFGYRQYVPSPPLDCMMATDIDVDWISYHQSVVDVIGSSSVATTPSEVVDGYLEWYYRVSHPRLVPPHRDAPREVPVPVYDAGPSDPDWARVSTLIRRYLRQVNAEEEDPQFSDLFEALHISRSH